The Streptomyces sp. A2-16 sequence GGCGACCCGCTCACCGTGATCGCGGGACCCGGATCGTTCAAGGTGCGGATCGTCGGCATCGCCACCTTCACCACCACCAACCCCGGGGCCACGCTGCTCTTCCTGGACCCACCGACCGCGCAGACCAAGCTGCTCGGCTCCTCGAAGGCCGCCACCAGCATCTCGGTCGACGCCGCCGAGGGCGTCACCAACGACCAGCTCAAGCAGCGGGTGGCCGCCGCACTCGGCACGGGCACCTACGAGTTCCGGACCGCCGACGAGCAGGCCAAGTCGGACATCGACCAGCTCGGCGGATTCCTCGACGTCATCAAGTACGTGATGCTGGGCTTCGCCGGGATCGCCGTACTCGTGGGTGTCTTCCTGATCGTCAACACCTTCTCGATGCTGATCGCCCAACGGACCCGTGAACTGGGCCTGTTGCGGGCCCTCGGTGCCGACCGGCGCCAGGTCCGGCGCTCGGTGCTGACCGAGGCCACCCTGCTCGGCCTGGTCGGCTCCACGGTCGGACTCGGCACCGGCATCGCACTGGCCGTCGGGCTCATCGCGCTGATGAACGCCTTCGGCATGAACATCGAGACCGGCGAGATGGTCATCGGCTGGGGAACACCCGTGGCGGCGTACGTCGTCGGCGTGGGCGTCACCTTCGTCGCGGCCTATCTCCCGGCCCGGCGCGCGGCCGGCGTCTCCCCCATGGCGGCCCTCGCGGACGCCGAGATCGCCGGGATCGGACGGCCGCTCAAGGTCCGCGCGATCGTGGGCGGTGCGGTCGGGGCGGCGGGCGCGGCCGCCCTGATCGGCTGCGTGACGTCCTCCAGGACCGCCTCGGCCGCCTCGCTGCTCGGCCTCGGTGTCGTGCTGACGCTCCTGGCCACCGTGATCGCGGGACCGCTCCTGGTGCGGCCGGTGATCCGGGTGCTGGGCGGCGCCTTCCCGGCCCTGTTCGGCTCGGTCGGGCGGATGAGCCAGCGCAACGCCCTGCGCAACCCGCGCCGCACCGGCGCCACCGCGGCCGCCCTCATGGTCGGTCTCGCCCTGGTCGGCGGGATGTCCGTGGCCAGCGCCTCGATGTCCAAGTCCTTCGACGACCAGATCGACAAGACCCTCGGCGCCGACTTCGTCGTGCAGAACGGCAACTTCCTGCCGTTCCCGCAGGAGGTCACGGACGCGGTGCGCGACACCGAGGGCACCGGGCTCGCCGTACGGTCGAGGTTCGCGCCGATCGCGGTACGGCTGCCGGACGGCAAGCGCGTGGAGACCACCGCCGCGGGGTACGACCCGCAGCTCGACGAGGTCGCTCACATCACCTACGCGCAGGGCGACACCGCGGCCGCGCTGGCGTCCGGGCACCTGGCCATGGACGTGGACTTCGCGCGCGACCACGACGTGAAGCTCGGCAGCACGGTCCCCGTCGAGTTCCAGGGCGGGCGCCGGACCGAACTGACCGTGGGCGCCCTCACCGACCAGGAATCGGCGGACGGGTTCGGGACACAGGGCGGGATCTACTTCGGCCTCGGCACCCTGGAGCGGTTCGCACCGGGCGGCCAGGACTCCGCGCTGTACGTGAACGCCGCCCCCGGCACCGGTGCCGACCGGCTGCGCGCGAACCTGGAGCAGACCCTCGACCCGTATCCGCAGGTCCAGGTGCGCGACCTCGCCGACTACAAGGACCTGGTCCATGACCAGATCGCGGTCCTGCTGTACCTGGTGTACGCGCTGCTCGGGCTCGCGATCGTCATCGCGGTGCTCGGCGTGGTCAACACCCTCGCCCTGTCGGTCGTGGAACGCACCCGGGAGATCGGACTGCTGCGCGCCATCGGGCTCGCCCGGCGTCAGCTGCGCCGGATGATCCGCCTCGAGTCGGTGGTCATCGCGGTGTTCGGCGCGGTCCTGGGGCTCGCGCTCGGGCTGGTGTGGGGCGTGTGCACCCAGCAGGTCCTCGCCCTGCAGGGCATGAACGCGCTGGCGATCCCCTGGGGCACGATCGTCGCGGTCGTCGTCGGCTCGGCCGTGGTGGGCATCGTCGCGGCGCTGCTGCCGGCGTTGCGTGCCTCGCGCATGAACGTACTGGCGGCGATCGCGCACGAATGATGGAATCGCGGGGCAGAAAACTCAAGTCGCTTACCGCTGAGGAGAGTTCATGCCCCGCCCGTTCCGCTTCGCCGTCAACCTGACCGCCGCCGCCACCGACGAGGACTGGCGCGCCAAGTGCCGGCGGGCCGAGGAACTCGGTTACGACGTCATCCTGGTCCCCGACCACCTCGGCAAGATCGCGCCGTTCCCGGCGCTGGTGGCGGCGGCGGAGGTCACCGAGCGGCCGCGGCTCGGCACGTTCGTCCTCAACGCGGGGTTCTGGAATCCGACGCTGCTGGCCCGGGAGGTGGCCACGGTGGACGCGCTGACCGGCGGCCGCCTCGAACTCGGCCTGGGCACCGGCTATGTGCAGTCCGAGCACGACCGGGCCGGGCTCCCCTTCGGTTCGGCGGGCGAGCGGGTGGACCATCTGCGGCGCACGGTCGAGGAGTTGGAGCGGCTGCTGGCCTCGCCGGACCATGTGCCGCAGCCGGTGCAGCGGCCCCGGGTGCCCCTGCTGATCGGCGGCATCGGCAACCGGATGCTGAAGCTGTCCGCCGAGCACGCCGACATCGCGGCCTTCACCGGGGCGACCCTGGTGCCGGGCGACACGACCGGCAAGCTGATCCCGACCACGGCCGAGCAACTCGACGAGCGGGTCGCGCGCTATCGGCGACTGGCCGAGGGGCGCAAGGAGCCGGCCGAACTGAATCTGCTCGTCCAGATGGTCGTGGTCACCGACGACCGTGAGGCCGTGGCCACTCCGTTCCTGCACCGGGTGCCCGACCTCACCCTCCAGCAGGCGCTGGACCTGCCCATCATGCTGATCGGCACGGCCGAGGAGATCGTCGCGCAGGTGCTGGCGCAGCGCGAGCGGTACGGCTTCACGTATCTGACGGTGCTGGAGGCGTCCATGGAGGCGTTCGCGCCGGTGATGACCGCGCTGCGGGGGCGGTAGCCGTCCGGATCGTGGAATTTCCCGTCCGGGCCGGGACGGGCGTGGTGGGATCGCCGTATGACCGACCTGCGGATACGGGCCGCGACGCCCGACGACCTCGACGCCGTGCTGGCCTTCTGGAAGCGGGCCGCCGAGGGGACGAGCATCAGCGACGACCGGGACGGCGTGGAGCGGCTGGTCGCCCGCGACCCGGAGGCGCTGGTCCTCGCCGAGCTCGACGGCGAACTCGTCGGCACGGTGATCGCGGGCTTCGACGGCTGGCGGTGCCATCTGTACCGGCTCGCGGTGCACCCCGAGCGTCGGCGGCGGGGCATCGGATCGGCGCTGCTCACGGCCGCGGAGGAGCGGTTCGTGCGGCTCGGCGGGCGGCGCGGGGACGCGATGGTGCTGGTGCGCAACGAGACGGCGCAGCACGCTTGGCGTGCGGCGGGGTATGCGCCTGAGGAACACTGGCGGCGCTGGGTGAAGCCCTTCGCCGGCTAGGACGGGCGATCCTGGGGACCCTGTCCGATCATGGGACGGAGGTGACCCGATGACCGAAGTGCTCCTCCTGCTGGTGGCGATCCTGCTCTCGCTGGCCTGCGGTGCCTTCGTGGCCGCGGAGTTCTCGCTGACCACGGTCGAGCGCGGGCAGCTGGAGCGGGCGGTGGAGCGCGGTGAGCGGGGTGCGGCCGGTGCCCTGAAGGCCGTACGGAATCTGACGTTCCAGCTGTCGGGGGCGCAGCTCGGGATCACCGTCACCAACCTGGTCGTCGGCATGCTCGCCGAACCGTCGATCGCGGCGCTGATCGCGGGACCCCTGGAAGCGGTCGGGATCTCACCGTCCACGTCCCGGTCGCTGGCGCTGGTGCTGGGCACCGCGCTGTCGACGGTGTTCCTGATGGTGGTCGGCGAACTGGTCCCGAAGAACTGGGCGATCTCCTCGCCGCTGGCCATGGCCAAGCGGGTGGGCACCGCGCAGAGCTGGTTCAGCGCGGCCTTCCGCCCGTTCATCAGCCACCTGAACAACACGGCCAACCGGGTGGTGCGCCGGTTCGGCCTGGAGCCCGCCGAGGAGCTGGCCTCCGCGCGCGGGCCGCAGGAGCTGGCCGCGCTGGCCCGGCACTCCGCCCGGGCGGGCGCGCTGGAGGCGGACACCGCGGAACTGTTCGTGCGGACGCTCAACCTCGCCGACCTGACCGCGGAGAACGTGATGACCCCGCGGGTGCAGGTGATCGCCCTCGATGTCCAGGCGACCTGTGAGGACGTGGCCAACGCGACGCGTGCGACCGGGCTGTCCCGGTTCCCCGTCTACCGCGGCAGTCTCGACTCGGTCGTGGGCATCGCGCACATCAAGGACATCCTGGCGGTACCGGCCGAGCGCCGGCCCCGCGCCTCGGTCGCCGAGCTGCTGCGCGAGCCGCTGCTGGTGCCCGAGTCGCTCACCGTGGACCGGCTCCTGGACCGGCTGTCCGGCAAGCGCACGATGGCGGTCGTGATCGACGAGTACGGCGGCACGGCGGGCGTGGCCACGCTGGAGGACATCGTCGAGGAGGTCGTCGGCGAGGTCCGCGACGAGCACGACCCGCACGAGACACCCGACCTGGCCCCGGCGGGCAGCGACGAGCAGGGCAGGCAGCTCTACCGGGCCGACGGTTCGGCCCGCATGGACCAGCTCGCGCGCGTGGGGCTGCGGGCGCCCGAGGGGCCGTACGAGACGCTGGCCGGTCTGATGGCGACGGAACTCGGCCGGATCCCGGCCGTCGGCGACTCGGTGGACGTGGCCGGCTGGCGGCTCGACGTCCTGGACGCGCACGGCCGCCGGGCGGCCCGGGTGCTGCTGCACGCACCGGTGGGCGAGGCCCCGGGGCCGGAGGAGGAGTCGTGAGGGCCGCCGCGAGGACGGCCGTGTCCCGGACGGAGCGAACCGCGCGCTTCCCGGCGCGAGCCGGATCGCCCGAGAAGGGGGTCGGCCGATGACCGTCGTCCAGTTGCTGATCGGTCTGGCGAGCCTCGTCGTCAACGCCTTCTTCGTGGGGGCCGAGTTCGCGCTGATCTCGGTGCGGCGCAGTCAGATCGAGCCCTACGCCGAGCAGGGCGACCGGCGTGCGAAGGGCGTGCTGTGGGGCCTGGAGCACGTGTCCGCGCTGATGGCGGCCGCGCAGCTCGGGATCACGTTGTGCACCCTGGTCCTGGGTGTGGTCGCGGAGCCGGCGATCGCGCATCTGCTGGAGCCGGTGTTCCACGCGGTGGGCGTGCCGAAGGGCGCGGGCCATGCGGTGTCCTTCGTCATCGCGCTGACCCTGGCGACCTATCTGCACATGCTGCTCGGCGAGATGGTCCCGAAGAACGTCGCGCTCGCGGAGCCGGTGCGCAGCGCGCTGCTGCTGGGACCGCCGCTGGTGGCGCTGGCGCGCGGACTGCGCCCGGTGATCTTCGCGATCAACGCCTTCGCGAACGCCCTGCTGAAGCTGTTGCGCGTGGAGGTCAAGGACGAGGTCACGGCCTCCTTCTCGGACGCCGAGCTGGCACGGATCGTGCGGGACTCCGGCGAGGCGGGACTGATCGACGAGCGGGCGCGCGAGCGGCTGCACGACGCGCTGGAGCTGGGCCGGCGCCCCGTACGGGACGTGGTGCTGCCCCTGGAGAGCGTGGTCTACGCGCGCGTGGGCATCACGCCGGAGCAGCTGGAGGCGCTGTCGAACGAGTCCGGGTTCTCGCGGTTCCCGGTGGTGGACGAGGGACGGCGGATCGTCGGCTACCTCCACGTCAAGGACGCGCTGGACGCCTCACCGCGGGACCTGCCGTTCTCGGTGCGGGACATGCGGCCCATCGCACGGATCCGGGAGAGCACACCGCTCGACGACGTGCTCACGGCGATGCGGCGCAGCCGCACCCACCTCGCGGCGGTGATCGGCGAGGACGGCCGGCTGGCGGGGCTGGTGACCATGGAGGACGTGCTGCGGGAGCTGTTCGGCCGGCAGGTGTGACGACCGCAACCACAGGGCGGAACCCACCGACCGGCGGGTATGTGAGCGCGTTACGATTTCTCCCGCCATGCAGACGAATCCCACTTACTCCAGCCTGGTCGCGGTCGGCGACTCCTTCACCGAGGGCATGTCGGACCTGCTGCCGGACGGCTCCTACCGGGGCTGGGCCGACCTCCTGGCCGGCCGGATGGCCGCCGTGACGCCCGGCTTCCGGTACGCCAACCTCGCGGTCCGCGGCAAGCTCATCCAGCAGATCGTCGACGAGCAGGTCGACGTGGCGGCGGCGATGCAGTCGGACGTGATCACGCTGGTGGGCGGACTCAACGACACCCTGCGCCCCAAGTGCGACATGGTCCGCGTGCGCGACCTGCTGACGGAGGCCGTGGAGCGGCTCGCCCCGTCCTGCAAGCAACTGGTGCTGATGCGCAGCCCCGGCCGCCAGGGCCCGGTCCTGGAGCGTTTCCGGCCGCGCATGGAGGAGCTGTTCACGGTCGTCGACGAGCTCGCCGGACGGCACGGCGCCGTGGTCGTCGACCTGTACGGCGCCGCCTCGCTGTCCGACCCGCGGATGTGGGACGTGGACCGGCTGCACCTGACGGCCGACGGCCACCGCCGGGTCTGCGAGGCCGTGTGGCAGACCCTCGGCTACGACCCCGAGGACACGGAGTGGCGGACGCCGCTGCCGGCGACCGTGCCGCCGAGGTGGGTGGCCCGCCGGATCGCGGACGTCCGGTTCACCCGGCAGCACCTGCTGCCCTGGATCGGACGGCGCCTGACCGGCCGCTCGTCGGGTGACGGCATGCCGCCGAAGCGGCCCGACCTCTCGCCGTACGAGCACTGAGGACGCCGTGCACACGCGCGTGGTCAACGTCAGGGGCCGTATCCACGAGTACGGCCCCCGCCTCGAACACGCGCCCGCCGACCTCGTCTACGTCGGCCGCCGCTGGACCATGGGCGGCTGGGACCTGCCCAGGCATCCGCTGTACAACCCCTTCTCCTACGACACCGCCGGGCGCCGCCGGGACGGCACACGGGCCGAGGTGATGGCGAAGTACCGGGCGCATCTCCTGGAGCGGCCGGATCTGCTCGCTCTGGTGCCCGGGCTGCGCGGCAGGGCGCTGGCCTGCTGGTGCGCGCCCGAACTGTGCCACGCCGGTGTCCTGGCGGAGCTCGCGGACACGCTCTCGTAGGTTCCGACGAAGGGGGCCCCGACGCCGACCTGCACGAATCGCCAGTAGAATCCGTGCACGTGACTTCCGCTCCCGCCAAGCCCCGCATCCCCAACGTCCTCGCCGGACGCTACGCCTCCGCCGAGCTCGCCACGCTCTGGTCGCCCGAGCAGAAGGTGAAACTCGAGCGTCAGCTCTGGCTCGCCGTGCTGCGGGCCCAGAAGGACCTCGGGATCGAGGTGCCGGAGCAGGCTCTCGCCGACTACGAGCGGGTCCTGGACACCGTCGACCTGGCCTCCATCGCCGAGCGCGAGAAGGTCACGCGGCACGACGTGAAGGCGCGCATCGAGGAGTTCAACGAGCTCGCCGGGCACGAGCAGGTCCACAAGGGCATGACCTCCCGTGACCTCACGGAGAACGTCGAGCAGCTCCAGATCCGCCTCTCCCTCGAACTGATCCGCGACCGCAGCGTCGCCGTCCTGGCGCGCCTCGGCAAGCTGGCCGGCGAGTACGCCGAGCTGGTCATGGCCGGCCGCTCGCACAACGTGGCCGCGCAGGCCACCACCCTCGGCAAGCGCTTCGCGACGGCCGCCGACGAGCTGCTCGTCGCGTACGGCCGGGTCGAGGAGCTCCTCGCCCGCTATCCGCTGCGCGGCATCAAGGGCCCGGTCGGCACCGCGCAGGACATGCTGGACCTGCTGGGCGGGGACGCGTCGAAGCTGGCGGAGCTGGAGGACCGGATCGCCGGTCACCTGGGGTTCTCGCAGGCGTTCACCTCCGTCGGCCAGGTGTACCCGCGCTCGCTGG is a genomic window containing:
- a CDS encoding FtsX-like permease family protein; its protein translation is MLKATLRSFLAHKGRLLLSALAVVLSVAFVSGSLIFSDTLSRTFDRLFASTAPDLTISPKEDLREAIPSGTTATLPAALADRVARVDGVAAARFDAEDDGITVADAENESVGSTTGAPTVGTDWNPTSRSPVKLTSGHAPHGPAEALLDSETADRKDLRIGDPLTVIAGPGSFKVRIVGIATFTTTNPGATLLFLDPPTAQTKLLGSSKAATSISVDAAEGVTNDQLKQRVAAALGTGTYEFRTADEQAKSDIDQLGGFLDVIKYVMLGFAGIAVLVGVFLIVNTFSMLIAQRTRELGLLRALGADRRQVRRSVLTEATLLGLVGSTVGLGTGIALAVGLIALMNAFGMNIETGEMVIGWGTPVAAYVVGVGVTFVAAYLPARRAAGVSPMAALADAEIAGIGRPLKVRAIVGGAVGAAGAAALIGCVTSSRTASAASLLGLGVVLTLLATVIAGPLLVRPVIRVLGGAFPALFGSVGRMSQRNALRNPRRTGATAAALMVGLALVGGMSVASASMSKSFDDQIDKTLGADFVVQNGNFLPFPQEVTDAVRDTEGTGLAVRSRFAPIAVRLPDGKRVETTAAGYDPQLDEVAHITYAQGDTAAALASGHLAMDVDFARDHDVKLGSTVPVEFQGGRRTELTVGALTDQESADGFGTQGGIYFGLGTLERFAPGGQDSALYVNAAPGTGADRLRANLEQTLDPYPQVQVRDLADYKDLVHDQIAVLLYLVYALLGLAIVIAVLGVVNTLALSVVERTREIGLLRAIGLARRQLRRMIRLESVVIAVFGAVLGLALGLVWGVCTQQVLALQGMNALAIPWGTIVAVVVGSAVVGIVAALLPALRASRMNVLAAIAHE
- a CDS encoding LLM class F420-dependent oxidoreductase, producing the protein MPRPFRFAVNLTAAATDEDWRAKCRRAEELGYDVILVPDHLGKIAPFPALVAAAEVTERPRLGTFVLNAGFWNPTLLAREVATVDALTGGRLELGLGTGYVQSEHDRAGLPFGSAGERVDHLRRTVEELERLLASPDHVPQPVQRPRVPLLIGGIGNRMLKLSAEHADIAAFTGATLVPGDTTGKLIPTTAEQLDERVARYRRLAEGRKEPAELNLLVQMVVVTDDREAVATPFLHRVPDLTLQQALDLPIMLIGTAEEIVAQVLAQRERYGFTYLTVLEASMEAFAPVMTALRGR
- a CDS encoding GNAT family N-acetyltransferase is translated as MTDLRIRAATPDDLDAVLAFWKRAAEGTSISDDRDGVERLVARDPEALVLAELDGELVGTVIAGFDGWRCHLYRLAVHPERRRRGIGSALLTAAEERFVRLGGRRGDAMVLVRNETAQHAWRAAGYAPEEHWRRWVKPFAG
- a CDS encoding hemolysin family protein, with the protein product MTEVLLLLVAILLSLACGAFVAAEFSLTTVERGQLERAVERGERGAAGALKAVRNLTFQLSGAQLGITVTNLVVGMLAEPSIAALIAGPLEAVGISPSTSRSLALVLGTALSTVFLMVVGELVPKNWAISSPLAMAKRVGTAQSWFSAAFRPFISHLNNTANRVVRRFGLEPAEELASARGPQELAALARHSARAGALEADTAELFVRTLNLADLTAENVMTPRVQVIALDVQATCEDVANATRATGLSRFPVYRGSLDSVVGIAHIKDILAVPAERRPRASVAELLREPLLVPESLTVDRLLDRLSGKRTMAVVIDEYGGTAGVATLEDIVEEVVGEVRDEHDPHETPDLAPAGSDEQGRQLYRADGSARMDQLARVGLRAPEGPYETLAGLMATELGRIPAVGDSVDVAGWRLDVLDAHGRRAARVLLHAPVGEAPGPEEES
- a CDS encoding hemolysin family protein, whose protein sequence is MTVVQLLIGLASLVVNAFFVGAEFALISVRRSQIEPYAEQGDRRAKGVLWGLEHVSALMAAAQLGITLCTLVLGVVAEPAIAHLLEPVFHAVGVPKGAGHAVSFVIALTLATYLHMLLGEMVPKNVALAEPVRSALLLGPPLVALARGLRPVIFAINAFANALLKLLRVEVKDEVTASFSDAELARIVRDSGEAGLIDERARERLHDALELGRRPVRDVVLPLESVVYARVGITPEQLEALSNESGFSRFPVVDEGRRIVGYLHVKDALDASPRDLPFSVRDMRPIARIRESTPLDDVLTAMRRSRTHLAAVIGEDGRLAGLVTMEDVLRELFGRQV
- a CDS encoding SGNH/GDSL hydrolase family protein; amino-acid sequence: MQTNPTYSSLVAVGDSFTEGMSDLLPDGSYRGWADLLAGRMAAVTPGFRYANLAVRGKLIQQIVDEQVDVAAAMQSDVITLVGGLNDTLRPKCDMVRVRDLLTEAVERLAPSCKQLVLMRSPGRQGPVLERFRPRMEELFTVVDELAGRHGAVVVDLYGAASLSDPRMWDVDRLHLTADGHRRVCEAVWQTLGYDPEDTEWRTPLPATVPPRWVARRIADVRFTRQHLLPWIGRRLTGRSSGDGMPPKRPDLSPYEH
- a CDS encoding DUF4326 domain-containing protein, with protein sequence MHTRVVNVRGRIHEYGPRLEHAPADLVYVGRRWTMGGWDLPRHPLYNPFSYDTAGRRRDGTRAEVMAKYRAHLLERPDLLALVPGLRGRALACWCAPELCHAGVLAELADTLS
- the purB gene encoding adenylosuccinate lyase — translated: MTSAPAKPRIPNVLAGRYASAELATLWSPEQKVKLERQLWLAVLRAQKDLGIEVPEQALADYERVLDTVDLASIAEREKVTRHDVKARIEEFNELAGHEQVHKGMTSRDLTENVEQLQIRLSLELIRDRSVAVLARLGKLAGEYAELVMAGRSHNVAAQATTLGKRFATAADELLVAYGRVEELLARYPLRGIKGPVGTAQDMLDLLGGDASKLAELEDRIAGHLGFSQAFTSVGQVYPRSLDYEVVTALVQLAAAPSSLAKTIRLMAGHELVTEGFKPGQVGSSAMPHKMNTRSCERVNGLMVILRGYASMTGELAGDQWNEGDVSCSVVRRVALPDAFFALDGLLETFLTVLDEFGAFPAVVARELDRYLPFLATTKVLMGAVRAGVGREVAHEAIKENAVASALAMREQGAERNELLDKLAADERIPLDRAQLDLLMADKLSFTGAAADQVAVVVGRIEEIVKQHPAAAGYTPGAIL